The segment CTCCCAAGTGACACAAAGtcgtattaatttatttaattttattaagtaGTGAATACACTAACTTATCCAAATTGATATGAACTTGGATTGTGACACGGACTCTCCATGGAGGGTCTTGTAAATGCGTAGCTGTGCGCTCTGCCTGCCCCGTGGGTGGGCCGGGCCGGTGGTTGTCGAAGCAGCTGGAGTGAGGAGGACACTCTGAGGAGGTCTGATGTGTGCAAGTCCAGACGTCTTGGGATTATCTGCCTGGCGgtgctttgagaaaaaaaaatctaagcacCACCAGGCAGATATCCCCACCTTGAAATCTTCCCCAGGGAAGGTCTCCACATACCCTTCTCCCTCCACAAGAAGAAAAGAGGCAGTTCTACCCTTAGAATTGAAGGATAGGGGGAACAGAACCCCACAAAGTAACTGTCATGATTGGTAACAACAAATGGTTTCCCCAAAATAGTGATTCATACACATAGCTCTAATAAAGACGTCGAGATACCTGCACAAACCAGCGGCACGTTGACTCAACAAGCCACACTGTGTTTCCACTGTCATGCTCATCAGCActtaggagtgtgtgtgtgtgtgtgtgtgtgtgtgtgtgtgtgtctgcatgcacGCACACTTTAGGACCACTTCGTTTATCTGAGATGATGGATACCAAGAATCAGTGTATAAAAATAGTCTAAATGGCTACAACAGCTGTCCTGGGAGGTGCTTAAGCAATCCCTTTTCTTTACTGACCCCTCATTCAAGTGGAGACTTTGCTTAACTCTAACGCAGCTGTGAACACGCAGACAAAGCTAGAAAGTGATGCAAATATAGTAACCTCTGGGGCCCCGTGCTGTGTCCGTGTGCTTCAAGATGCGCATGTCTTTCATGGAGTATGAACAGTAACATTTCTTGGATTATATATACTAAGCGAAAAGCTTAATACTTGGATTTTGTGAGTGTCTTTAGGCAGAGTCTCTTTAATGTCTAGAGTCCACTAGTGTTTTAGATGGTAGAAGCCTCCTTCTAGTTCCTGCTTCTGAAGTAACTTGCTCATCTGTGCAaatcttcttctttctcttggctCTGCTGCACACTCAGGCATTAGAGAGGCAGAAAGAGTTCTTTGATTCCGTAAGGAGTGAACGGGATGATCTTAGAGAAGAAGTAGTCGTGCTGAAAGAGGAATTAAAGGTATGAAGCCAAAgtacagttttatttaaaaaaacagaaaaaaaaatccaggtgacAACAGCAAATTTTGGGATGCTGTGAATATGTGTGTACATAATTCATTTTATGTCATTTAGTTCTGTTAATAATTCATATATTGGGTTAACTGACAGTGATGAGATGTAAAATAAATGTAGGTTCAGTGGGTGGTGCCCAAGGCCTTTTGATGTTAATAAACATAGCCAATCTTGAATGCAAGAATTTTTTGATACATTAGCTAAATTTTTCTCATACTCACTAGTAAATTCTCCAGGATATTACTCAGACTTAGAGAATTAATTTGCCTCTTTATATTAAAACCCCcaatttaaggacttctctagaGGAACAGTGACTTGGGTAAGTGGTTTGGGCAAGGATCCCTCTAATTAGACTTTGAGACCTACTAGATTACAGGTGGAAGACGGTTCCCTGTCCTTGGTGGGCCACGCCAAGGCGTCTTCAGCTGCTGCTTGACACAGGTGAAGCGCCAGTGGCAGCACTCTGGGTGGGCGGGTTCCTGAACCGTCACCATCTGCTGCTTGGCCTCCAGGGTCAAAGCCAGAGCAGTGAGCCAGCCAGCTACAGGCTTAGAGCTAAGATTCGTAATTCTGCTCCTCGAAGAGGCGATCAGTTCAGGGGAGTTCCTCACACACAAGGGAGAGAGAGCCGCAGGCGGCAGGAGGGCATGGGTGAGTGATGTCTGTAGTTGGGAAGTGCTGCTGTTTTCAGTGAATTCTGTTTCTTTTGAATATACTGAACATTCTAGCCACCTCTGAATTCCTTCTGTAACATAAGTTTCATGTGTCTCTttcaaaacatgtatatatttctttctttatctggTTCCTCTTTTTAAAGAATGCAATCAGGGTTTTAAAATGAAAGGTCACTTGGCAGTGACTTGCTTACTGCTCCACTTGGGGGCAGCCCACAGGCCACTACCTGTAGTTAAAAAGGATGCCTGGTGGAAGTAGCTTGTCACCAGCAAATGAAAGCATGGATTGGAACATCTGAGAAAGAAGTAGCCTTTGGAGGACGATATCccagatttgtgtgtgttgacCGAATATTTACGAGTGCTGCACCCTAGCATTTCTCTTATCTCTGTGGAGTTACCCTGTACttcaggaaaaaatggttttcttttttattattgcatTAAAACAGAGTTTAACCTAATATCACTGAGTAAATATTACGATGAGCCTATTTTTGTTCCCAGAAACATGGAATAATCCTAAATTCAGAAATAGCTACCAATGGAGAGACTTCCGACTCCCTCAATAATGTTGGATACCAAGGTCCTACCAAGATGACGAAAGAAGAGTTAAATGCCCTCAAGTCGACAGGGGATGGGACCCTAGGTAAGTATTTGCTTTCCTTCGGCTCCTCACACCTTTCCACTCAGCATTGGTTCACCCTCCATGCACTGCTGGGGTTGGAGCCACCGTCACTGATGGGTTAACAGTCACCAGCATGCCATTTGTTTCATCACTTCATGGTAATTTCCTTGCCACCCGGTGTGGTCACCCACGTGTTGTCTGGCATGCATCTCTGTGTAGTGCACCATCAATGGCTCAAGTGAACCTTTTCTTTTGCTGCTCAAAGCTACCAAGCAAGACTGTGAAGGCAAAAGGAAAATAGTCTCAAAATTAAGTAACAACGTGGAGAGTACTATTTGGTTTTCCTCAGACACATATATATCTGTACCTATAGAGTGTGGCTTTTTAAACCGATTCTATGACAGAATTATCAAAAGATAGAATAGTTGAGGCCGTCAAGTCAGTTGGCCATATTTGCAAGCCAACGTCGACATCCTGGGCAGCATTCAGCGTTTTGAGGGTACGGGGTGCCTGTGGACAGCAGGTCCGTCTGTGTTGCCGTTTTCAAGCCACCACTCGAGGTGGGCAGGCAGCCGTGGTAGTGGGTGTGGCAGTGCTGAGAGTCTGAGTATGCCCACCTTTGTCAGAGGGGATCCTCCTTTGTATGCCACGTGTTTGCTTCTGAAAGAATATAAAACTGGGGAATCCAGTAGATCAGAGGAATATTTTATACCACTTTCAATGATCTGATTTGTCATACTTTGTCATAAGAGTTGGCTTTGGGAGAAACCTTCAGATTCTGGCGTGCAGCCTGAAGTTGCAGCATGCAAGTGAGGCCTCATCTGTCACTGGTCACCCTCTGCGTTCCAGTGTTTTACAGAGAGGCTGGAATAAGGTCAGGGTCCatgacttttcattttaatttagaagctttcatcttatttctttttatttatggaAATGTAGACACCTCCAGGCCCCATCTTCTCAGGCCTCGCATTCCAGGGAGGTACCTCATTCATTATCTTTATGACTATTAAAGAAACACAGCTCTTTTCAATTGTGTAAAAAAAGTtgtggccaagtgcagtggctcacacttctaatcccagcgCTGCgggtggccaaggctggaggatcacttaagaccaggaaTTCCAGGCCAGCCCGGCAACCTAGCAAGATTCCGTCTCTAgatatgtatataatatctatataccATTgttgaaaaaagataaattaattaatttccatCATACCTTTATATGAGCTACCCGAACAGCTAGGAATCTGATTATGCTGCTCTTactcaaatatacattttataaatctttGATAACCATTGTGAAATGTTTTAAGAACCAGAAATGTCAGTTTTGAAAGTGGCCTTCAAATGACTTTTGATCACATATTCCTTCAGCAAAGAATTGTAGGATCcaatatgtatgtttattttaaatctatatatgtatactatttcattaatataaaatgtacgttgtaaaatatatgcaaagataTGCAAAGAAGTTTTAGAGTAAAACTCTAAATAGAATTCCTAATATTTCCCCCATTTTCCCTGGGATATGGGCACCCCACCATGGAGATCACTGGGCTATAAAATTGTCTAGCTTTGACTTTCAGTAACATAGTACCGTATCTAATCTGCTGGGGTTTTGTTTGGAGAACCCAAAAATTCCAAAACAGTTTGATGTTCTTTAGACGATGaataatttatcatttaatttAGTGGTCATCTTGATCTTGAACATTTGCCTCCTGCTGGTCCTCTCTCCCTAGTCCCTTAGGGAATGGAGCAGAGGTATCAGGGCATggacaccgggtgttttctcagGAAAACAATGGTTGAGTGGCAGAAGATAGATTTCTTTTCATATGAGCTATTTCAAAAGCATCTTCCTTGAGACTGACCTTGAGGCTGCATTTCTAAAAGTGCActgaatattcttttaaaaaaattacttgaaagcTGCTTTTAGGGCTGTGTGACATGCAGTGCGGTTTGGCAGCTGCAGAAGTACAAGTTGTCAAGTTGTTCATTGAGAAGTGAGAATGGGGAATTGAACCTTCAGTCTGTTCCTAAACCCATCATTGTGGATTGTTTGGCTGCCTGATCCAGAGTTCTTTCTATTTGTCGAAACTTAACGTCACCTTTAAAAATCTGTCCACACAAGATGGCACCAGCAGCCACTCTGGCCTTTGATGTGGTGGCAGTGGCCCTCACTGACCCAAAATTTACTAATGCAACTGCTGCTTTGCCGCACAGAACTGGCAAAGGCTTGTTTCTCATGACTCTTTGATGACTCTCTCTTTAGGAATAGGGGTGGGTGGGATTTAGAACATGTGTTTACATTCTAATGTAAATTATGTGGCCACCACATCATGGGGTCCCTTCAATTTTCTCAATGGTCTTTTAGGAAGAGCCAGTGAAGTGGAGGTGAAAAATGAAATCGTGGcgaatgtggggaaaagagaaatCTTGCACAATACTGAGAAAGAACAACACACAGAGGACACAGTGAAGGACTGTGTGGACATAGAGGTATTCCCTGCTGGTGAGAATACCGAGGACCAGAAATCCTCTGAAGACACTGCCCCATTCCTAGGAACCTTAGCAGGTGCTACCTATGAGGAACAGGTTCAAAGCCAAATTCTTGAGAGCAGTTCTCTACCTGAAAACACAGTACAGGTTGAGTCAAATGAGGTCATGGGTGCACCAGATGACAGGACCAGAACTCCCCTTGAGCCATCCAACTGTTGGAGTGACTTAGATGGTGGGAGCCACACAGAGAATGTGGGAGAGGCAGCAGTGACTCAGGTTGAAGAGcaggcaggcacagtggcctCGTGTCCTTTAGGGCATAGTGATGACACAATTTATCAGGATGACAAATGTATGGTAGAGGTCCCCCAAGAGTTAGAGACAAGCACAGGGCATAGTTTAGagaaagaattcaccaaccaGGAAGCAGCTGAGCCCAAGGAGGTTCCAGCGCACAGTACAGAAGTAGGTAGGGATCACAACGAAGAAGAGGGTGAAGAAACAGGATTAAGGGATGAGAAAGCAATCAAGACAGAAGTTCCTGGTTCTCCAGCAGGAACTGAGAGCAGTGGTCAGGAAGCGACAGGTCCAAGTACAGTAGACACTCAAAATGAACCCTTAGATATGAAAGAGCCCGACGAAGAAAAGAATGACCAACAGGGAGAGGCATTGGACTCATCGCAGAAGAagacaaagaacaagaaaaagaaaaacaagaagaaaaaatccCCAGTACCCGTAGAAACCCTTAAAGATGTTAAAAAAGAGTTAACGTATCAGAACACAGATTTAAGTGAAATTAAGGAAGAAGAGCAGGTAAAGTCTACTGACAGAAAGTCAGCAGTGGAAGCCCAAAACGAGGTGACTGAAAATCCAAAACAGAAAATTGCAGCAGAAAGCAGTGAAAATGTTGATTGTCCGGAGAATCCTAAAATTAAGTTGGATGGAAAACTTGACCAAGAAGGTGATGACGTACAAACAGCAGCTGAGGAGGTACTAGCTGATGGAGACACATTAGATTTTGAGGATGACACAGTTCAATCATCAGGCCCGAGGGCTGGTGGTGAAGAATTAGATGAAGGTGTTGCAAAAGATAATGCTAAAATAGATGGTGCCACTCAAAGCAGTCCTGCAGAACCAAAGAGTGAAGACGCAGATCGCTGCACCCTGCCCGAACATGAAAGTCCCTCACAGGACATTAGTGATGCCTGtgaagcagaaagtacagagaggtGTGAGATGTCAGAACATCCAAGTCAGACCGTCAGGAAAGCTTTAGACAGCAATAGCCTAGAGAACGATGACTTGTCGGCACCAGGAGGAGAGCCAGGGGACTTCAATCCAGAAAGCAGAGAAGATACCAGAGGAGGGAATGAGAAGGGCAAAAGCAAAGAAGACTGTACCATGTCCTAAGCTGAGGCAGGCGGCAGGCGCGGTGCACAGGAAGTCTCAGTGTGAAGGGGTCTTTTCTCTCCACTGCCAATGTAAGTAGAATGTTCTAAATTCATAGAGAGGCACTGTATGACAATTACCAGGTGCTCTACTGCTTTAAGTTATAGACTGTTACTTGTAGATTTCCATGTAATCATTGAGGTTATCACCCAGATTAGAAAGACATATTTGTTATCAGTGTACGTTCTAATTGAGAGCATTCCAGTAGTATCAAACAATAATGTCTACTGTTTATAGTCCActtaataaaaatagaagcatTTACTATTTGCCTTAGGCTGATAGGAATGTGGGTTTTCTTGACCAAATATATCAGCATCTAATTGAAATGACCAAATAGCATTCTTAGACTTCTGTATTATGAATATAATTGATATTTAAATTAATGTCTTGTTCACAtatgtgtactttcatatttgattttaaaatgtacattataacctgtatggtattttatttaaaggaGATAAACAGCCAAATAGCAAATAGGTCACTGAATGATAAGATTTGCACCTTAGAACAATAATCATTTTAAGGATAACAAGTAAATGTCTGAAAGCATGAGGGTCTTTATTTGCCTTTACCTCATATGAGTCTTTGATCTTGAACCGATGCTTTTGGATCTCATTGTTGATATACCTGAATTTACTTTGTAAGAGATTTTAACTTCACTTCATGCTGATGATGTATCAAATTCATTTTATAGAaagatttaaagtttttttctggaAGTGATATATGTCAAATTACATTTCCTACTGCAGTATTTGAGCAGGGacagtcattttttaaatgtttttggccgggcgtggtggctcatgcctataatctcagtacattgggaggccaaggcaggtggatcacctgaggtcaggagttcgaggccagcctggccaacatggtgaaaccctgtctctactaaaaatacaaaaaattggccggccgtgatggtgggcgcctgtaatcccagccactccagaggctgaggcaggagaatcgcttgaacctgcgaggcaga is part of the Pan paniscus chromosome 13, NHGRI_mPanPan1-v2.0_pri, whole genome shotgun sequence genome and harbors:
- the LRRFIP1 gene encoding leucine-rich repeat flightless-interacting protein 1 isoform X2, which codes for MTSPAAAQSREIDCLSPEAQKLAEARLAAKRAARAEAREIRMKELERQQKEIYQVQKKYYGLDTKWGDIEQWMEDSERYSRRSRRNTSASDEDERMSVGSRGSLRTNGYDGELYGSQSLNRRSGRNCSYSGDSRFSTLSSSREEKLPSEYSGHLNSSSRASSRASSARASPVVEERPEKDFTEKGSRNMPGLSAATLASLGGTSSRRGSGDTSISIDTEASIREIKELNELKDQIQDVEGKYMQGLKEMKDSLAEVEEKYKKAMVSNAQLDNEKTNFMYQVDTLKDMLLELEEQLAESRRQYEEKNKEFEREKHAHSILQFQFAEVKEALKQREEMLEEIRQLQQKQASSIREISDLQETIEWKDKKIGALERQKEFFDSVRSERDDLREEVVVLKEELKKHGIILNSEIATNGETSDSLNNVGYQGPTKMTKEELNALKSTGDGTLGRASEVEVKNEIVANVGKREILHNTEKEQHTEDTVKDCVDIEVFPAGENTEDQKSSEDTAPFLGTLAGATYEEQVQSQILESSSLPENTVQVESNEVMGAPDDRTRTPLEPSNCWSDLDGGSHTENVGEAAVTQVEEQAGTVASCPLGHSDDTIYQDDKCMVEVPQELETSTGHSLEKEFTNQEAAEPKEVPAHSTEVGRDHNEEEGEETGLRDEKAIKTEVPGSPAGTESSGQEATGPSTVDTQNEPLDMKEPDEEKNDQQGEALDSSQKKTKNKKKKNKKKKSPVPVETLKDVKKELTYQNTDLSEIKEEEQVKSTDRKSAVEAQNEVTENPKQKIAAESSENVDCPENPKIKLDGKLDQEGDDVQTAAEEVLADGDTLDFEDDTVQSSGPRAGGEELDEGVAKDNAKIDGATQSSPAEPKSEDADRCTLPEHESPSQDISDACEAESTERCEMSEHPSQTVRKALDSNSLENDDLSAPGGEPGDFNPESREDTRGGNEKGKSKEDCTMS
- the LRRFIP1 gene encoding leucine-rich repeat flightless-interacting protein 1 isoform X8, giving the protein MGTQGSGRKRLPNRERLTAEDDALNQIAREAEARLAAKRAARAEAREIRMKELERQQKEIYQVQKKYYGLDTKWGDIEQWMEDSERYSRRSRRNTSASDEDERMSVGSRGSLRVEERPEKDFTEKGSRNMPGLSAATLASLGGTSSRRGSGDTSISIDTEASIREIKELNELKDQIQDVEGKYMQGLKEMKDSLAEVEEKYKKAMVSNAQLDNEKTNFMYQVDTLKDMLLELEEQLAESRRQYEEKNKEFEREKHAHSILQFQFAEVKEALKQREEMLEEIRQLQQKQASSIREISDLQETIEWKDKKIGALERQKEFFDSVRSERDDLREEVVVLKEELKKHGIILNSEIATNGETSDSLNNVGYQGPTKMTKEELNALKSTGDGTLGRASEVEVKNEIVANVGKREILHNTEKEQHTEDTVKDCVDIEVFPAGENTEDQKSSEDTAPFLGTLAGATYEEQVQSQILESSSLPENTVQVESNEVMGAPDDRTRTPLEPSNCWSDLDGGSHTENVGEAAVTQVEEQAGTVASCPLGHSDDTIYQDDKCMVEVPQELETSTGHSLEKEFTNQEAAEPKEVPAHSTEVGRDHNEEEGEETGLRDEKAIKTEVPGSPAGTESSGQEATGPSTVDTQNEPLDMKEPDEEKNDQQGEALDSSQKKTKNKKKKNKKKKSPVPVETLKDVKKELTYQNTDLSEIKEEEQVKSTDRKSAVEAQNEVTENPKQKIAAESSENVDCPENPKIKLDGKLDQEGDDVQTAAEEVLADGDTLDFEDDTVQSSGPRAGGEELDEGVAKDNAKIDGATQSSPAEPKSEDADRCTLPEHESPSQDISDACEAESTERCEMSEHPSQTVRKALDSNSLENDDLSAPGGEPGDFNPESREDTRGGNEKGKSKEDCTMS
- the LRRFIP1 gene encoding leucine-rich repeat flightless-interacting protein 1 isoform X17, with the protein product MTSPAAAQSREIDCLSPEAQKLAEARLAAKRAARAEAREIRMKELERQQKEVEERPEKDFTEKGSRNMPGLSAATLASLGGTSSRRGSGDTSISIDTEASIREIKELNELKDQIQDVEGKYMQGLKEMKDSLAEVEEKYKKAMVSNAQLDNEKTNFMYQVDTLKDMLLELEEQLAESRRQYEEKNKEFEREKHAHSILQFQFAEVKEALKQREEMLEEIRQLQQKQASSIREISDLQETIEWKDKKIGALERQKEFFDSVRSERDDLREEVVVLKEELKKHGIILNSEIATNGETSDSLNNVGYQGPTKMTKEELNALKSTGDGTLGRASEVEVKNEIVANVGKREILHNTEKEQHTEDTVKDCVDIEVFPAGENTEDQKSSEDTAPFLGTLAGATYEEQVQSQILESSSLPENTVQVESNEVMGAPDDRTRTPLEPSNCWSDLDGGSHTENVGEAAVTQVEEQAGTVASCPLGHSDDTIYQDDKCMVEVPQELETSTGHSLEKEFTNQEAAEPKEVPAHSTEVGRDHNEEEGEETGLRDEKAIKTEVPGSPAGTESSGQEATGPSTVDTQNEPLDMKEPDEEKNDQQGEALDSSQKKTKNKKKKNKKKKSPVPVETLKDVKKELTYQNTDLSEIKEEEQVKSTDRKSAVEAQNEVTENPKQKIAAESSENVDCPENPKIKLDGKLDQEGDDVQTAAEEVLADGDTLDFEDDTVQSSGPRAGGEELDEGVAKDNAKIDGATQSSPAEPKSEDADRCTLPEHESPSQDISDACEAESTERCEMSEHPSQTVRKALDSNSLENDDLSAPGGEPGDFNPESREDTRGGNEKGKSKEDCTMS
- the LRRFIP1 gene encoding leucine-rich repeat flightless-interacting protein 1 isoform X5 is translated as MGTQGSGRKRLPNRERLTAEDDALNQIAREAEARLAAKRAARAEAREIRMKELERQQKEIYQVQKKYYGLDTKWGDIEQWMEDSERYSRRSRRNTSASDEDERMSVGSRGSLRPSEYSGHLNSSSRASSRASSARASPVVEERPEKDFTEKGSRNMPGLSAATLASLGGTSSRRGSGDTSISIDTEASIREIKELNELKDQIQDVEGKYMQGLKEMKDSLAEVEEKYKKAMVSNAQLDNEKTNFMYQVDTLKDMLLELEEQLAESRRQYEEKNKEFEREKHAHSILQFQFAEVKEALKQREEMLEEIRQLQQKQASSIREISDLQETIEWKDKKIGALERQKEFFDSVRSERDDLREEVVVLKEELKKHGIILNSEIATNGETSDSLNNVGYQGPTKMTKEELNALKSTGDGTLGRASEVEVKNEIVANVGKREILHNTEKEQHTEDTVKDCVDIEVFPAGENTEDQKSSEDTAPFLGTLAGATYEEQVQSQILESSSLPENTVQVESNEVMGAPDDRTRTPLEPSNCWSDLDGGSHTENVGEAAVTQVEEQAGTVASCPLGHSDDTIYQDDKCMVEVPQELETSTGHSLEKEFTNQEAAEPKEVPAHSTEVGRDHNEEEGEETGLRDEKAIKTEVPGSPAGTESSGQEATGPSTVDTQNEPLDMKEPDEEKNDQQGEALDSSQKKTKNKKKKNKKKKSPVPVETLKDVKKELTYQNTDLSEIKEEEQVKSTDRKSAVEAQNEVTENPKQKIAAESSENVDCPENPKIKLDGKLDQEGDDVQTAAEEVLADGDTLDFEDDTVQSSGPRAGGEELDEGVAKDNAKIDGATQSSPAEPKSEDADRCTLPEHESPSQDISDACEAESTERCEMSEHPSQTVRKALDSNSLENDDLSAPGGEPGDFNPESREDTRGGNEKGKSKEDCTMS
- the LRRFIP1 gene encoding leucine-rich repeat flightless-interacting protein 1 isoform X6; its protein translation is MGTQGSGRKRLPNRERLTAEDDALNQIAREAEARLAAKRAARAEAREIRMKELERQQKEIYQVQKKYYGLDTKWGDIEQWMEDSERYSRRSRRNTSASDEDERMSVGSRGSLRTNGYDGELYGSQSLNRRSGRPSEYSGHLNSSSRASSRASSARASPVVEERPEKDFTEKGSRNMPGLSAATLASLGGTSSRRGSGDTSISIDTEASIREIKDSLAEVEEKYKKAMVSNAQLDNEKTNFMYQVDTLKDMLLELEEQLAESRRQYEEKNKEFEREKHAHSILQFQFAEVKEALKQREEMLEEIRQLQQKQASSIREISDLQETIEWKDKKIGALERQKEFFDSVRSERDDLREEVVVLKEELKKHGIILNSEIATNGETSDSLNNVGYQGPTKMTKEELNALKSTGDGTLGRASEVEVKNEIVANVGKREILHNTEKEQHTEDTVKDCVDIEVFPAGENTEDQKSSEDTAPFLGTLAGATYEEQVQSQILESSSLPENTVQVESNEVMGAPDDRTRTPLEPSNCWSDLDGGSHTENVGEAAVTQVEEQAGTVASCPLGHSDDTIYQDDKCMVEVPQELETSTGHSLEKEFTNQEAAEPKEVPAHSTEVGRDHNEEEGEETGLRDEKAIKTEVPGSPAGTESSGQEATGPSTVDTQNEPLDMKEPDEEKNDQQGEALDSSQKKTKNKKKKNKKKKSPVPVETLKDVKKELTYQNTDLSEIKEEEQVKSTDRKSAVEAQNEVTENPKQKIAAESSENVDCPENPKIKLDGKLDQEGDDVQTAAEEVLADGDTLDFEDDTVQSSGPRAGGEELDEGVAKDNAKIDGATQSSPAEPKSEDADRCTLPEHESPSQDISDACEAESTERCEMSEHPSQTVRKALDSNSLENDDLSAPGGEPGDFNPESREDTRGGNEKGKSKEDCTMS
- the LRRFIP1 gene encoding leucine-rich repeat flightless-interacting protein 1 isoform X21, translating into MTSPAAAQSREIDCLSPEAQKLAEARLAAKRAARAEAREIRMKELERQQKEVEERPEKDFTEKGSRNMPGLSAATLASLGGTSSRRGSGDTSISIDTEASIREIKDSLAEVEEKYKKAMVSNAQLDNEKTNFMYQVDTLKDMLLELEEQLAESRRQYEEKNKEFEREKHAHSILQFQFAEVKEALKQREEMLEEIRQLQQKQASSIREISDLQETIEWKDKKIGALERQKEFFDSVRSERDDLREEVVVLKEELKKHGIILNSEIATNGETSDSLNNVGYQGPTKMTKEELNALKSTGDGTLGRASEVEVKNEIVANVGKREILHNTEKEQHTEDTVKDCVDIEVFPAGENTEDQKSSEDTAPFLGTLAGATYEEQVQSQILESSSLPENTVQVESNEVMGAPDDRTRTPLEPSNCWSDLDGGSHTENVGEAAVTQVEEQAGTVASCPLGHSDDTIYQDDKCMVEVPQELETSTGHSLEKEFTNQEAAEPKEVPAHSTEVGRDHNEEEGEETGLRDEKAIKTEVPGSPAGTESSGQEATGPSTVDTQNEPLDMKEPDEEKNDQQGEALDSSQKKTKNKKKKNKKKKSPVPVETLKDVKKELTYQNTDLSEIKEEEQVKSTDRKSAVEAQNEVTENPKQKIAAESSENVDCPENPKIKLDGKLDQEGDDVQTAAEEVLADGDTLDFEDDTVQSSGPRAGGEELDEGVAKDNAKIDGATQSSPAEPKSEDADRCTLPEHESPSQDISDACEAESTERCEMSEHPSQTVRKALDSNSLENDDLSAPGGEPGDFNPESREDTRGGNEKGKSKEDCTMS
- the LRRFIP1 gene encoding leucine-rich repeat flightless-interacting protein 1 isoform X10, producing the protein MGTQGSGRKRLPNRERLTAEDDALNQIAREAEARLAAKRAARAEAREIRMKELERQQKEIYQVQKKYYGLDTKWGDIEQWMEDSERYSRRSRRNTSASDEDERMSVGSRGSLRVEERPEKDFTEKGSRNMPGLSAATLASLGGTSSRRGSGDTSISIDTEASIREIKDSLAEVEEKYKKAMVSNAQLDNEKTNFMYQVDTLKDMLLELEEQLAESRRQYEEKNKEFEREKHAHSILQFQFAEVKEALKQREEMLEEIRQLQQKQASSIREISDLQETIEWKDKKIGALERQKEFFDSVRSERDDLREEVVVLKEELKKHGIILNSEIATNGETSDSLNNVGYQGPTKMTKEELNALKSTGDGTLGRASEVEVKNEIVANVGKREILHNTEKEQHTEDTVKDCVDIEVFPAGENTEDQKSSEDTAPFLGTLAGATYEEQVQSQILESSSLPENTVQVESNEVMGAPDDRTRTPLEPSNCWSDLDGGSHTENVGEAAVTQVEEQAGTVASCPLGHSDDTIYQDDKCMVEVPQELETSTGHSLEKEFTNQEAAEPKEVPAHSTEVGRDHNEEEGEETGLRDEKAIKTEVPGSPAGTESSGQEATGPSTVDTQNEPLDMKEPDEEKNDQQGEALDSSQKKTKNKKKKNKKKKSPVPVETLKDVKKELTYQNTDLSEIKEEEQVKSTDRKSAVEAQNEVTENPKQKIAAESSENVDCPENPKIKLDGKLDQEGDDVQTAAEEVLADGDTLDFEDDTVQSSGPRAGGEELDEGVAKDNAKIDGATQSSPAEPKSEDADRCTLPEHESPSQDISDACEAESTERCEMSEHPSQTVRKALDSNSLENDDLSAPGGEPGDFNPESREDTRGGNEKGKSKEDCTMS
- the LRRFIP1 gene encoding leucine-rich repeat flightless-interacting protein 1 isoform X4, which codes for MGTQGSGRKRLPNRERLTAEDDALNQIAREAEARLAAKRAARAEAREIRMKELERQQKEIYQVQKKYYGLDTKWGDIEQWMEDSERYSRRSRRNTSASDEDERMSVGSRGSLRTNGYDGELYGSQSLNRRSGRNCSYSGDSRFSTLSSSREEKLPSEYSGHLNSSSRASSRASSARASPVVEERPEKDFTEKGSRNMPGLSAATLASLGGTSSRRGSGDTSISIDTEASIREIKDSLAEVEEKYKKAMVSNAQLDNEKTNFMYQVDTLKDMLLELEEQLAESRRQYEEKNKEFEREKHAHSILQFQFAEVKEALKQREEMLEEIRQLQQKQASSIREISDLQETIEWKDKKIGALERQKEFFDSVRSERDDLREEVVVLKEELKKHGIILNSEIATNGETSDSLNNVGYQGPTKMTKEELNALKSTGDGTLGRASEVEVKNEIVANVGKREILHNTEKEQHTEDTVKDCVDIEVFPAGENTEDQKSSEDTAPFLGTLAGATYEEQVQSQILESSSLPENTVQVESNEVMGAPDDRTRTPLEPSNCWSDLDGGSHTENVGEAAVTQVEEQAGTVASCPLGHSDDTIYQDDKCMVEVPQELETSTGHSLEKEFTNQEAAEPKEVPAHSTEVGRDHNEEEGEETGLRDEKAIKTEVPGSPAGTESSGQEATGPSTVDTQNEPLDMKEPDEEKNDQQGEALDSSQKKTKNKKKKNKKKKSPVPVETLKDVKKELTYQNTDLSEIKEEEQVKSTDRKSAVEAQNEVTENPKQKIAAESSENVDCPENPKIKLDGKLDQEGDDVQTAAEEVLADGDTLDFEDDTVQSSGPRAGGEELDEGVAKDNAKIDGATQSSPAEPKSEDADRCTLPEHESPSQDISDACEAESTERCEMSEHPSQTVRKALDSNSLENDDLSAPGGEPGDFNPESREDTRGGNEKGKSKEDCTMS